GCAAACAAGGAAAACAAGACAATAGTTTAGGATAAACAACTAGCTGCTTCCTTAAAGTGGACTACAGAAGAAAAGTTACAAGGAAAAGACAATAGTTTAGGTTAAACAACTTAACATATTTGAACTTAACATGGAGTTCTTAACTAAATGAGTTTTTAGTTAAGatgatgtaaaataattatgaaaagaaaaaatattggAATGTTAAGTTCAACTTTGGAAAGGAAATAAAAAGGAATACAAGTCATCTTTGACAATATGTAGCTTTTTCcgaaaacttttataattttgtaaagGAGGTCAAACTTCAAATGATATCCAAGGCCCAATATAgtatgttttgacttttgacccaACCCGTTACCAGTAGTCCagtataacaaaaatatttttatctgtAATTCTATATCTtcttttcacacttataaaaaatttgaattttttatttatcatttttattcacATTTATAAACATGTATAAATTTCTTGCATTTAAAGACTGTGATtggaagaaaatgaagaaataatgataatgaaatACTTGGCATTGAGAATATTGAGTAGGAAAAAGTTAAAGAAATTGATATGTCTAGATATTGATGGATTATGgatttatttcaaaaataaaaaaaagatttaaggaaatacaagtatatgttgTAGCACTGCTGCATGTGAGTGTATGAATCTTAAATGggtaattatattatatatatatatatatatatatatataaaactgtgagaacaccttaaaaacattattttgatgcattaaaagtctataaaactgacatagtgcataactaattatcattatttaagcgtttaacaacacattgattcatcaaaattgaaaaaatcacgttttttgttggatgcatcattttgatgaatatacatccaagatggatgcacaaaataaaaaacatgattattttgattttgaaggatgaatttgttgttaaacacttaaataaagataattagttatgcactatgttagttttatggacttttaatgcatcaaaatgatatttttaaggtgttctcatcgttcttatatatatatatatatatatatagagagagagaattGGATTGCATACATAACCATTAACTGTATTTTTTTATACGTATTTATATGCCGAGtttagtttgtatatatatgtatgttcaaTGCCAAATATATGATAGCCAGGTGTTTATAGTCGTATGGACccattgaatatatataaatcgttATCCTTGTGTGTATATTGAcaattttatatgtaaaatattatAATCATGATCAGgttaaaagtaaatttttatACCAAGTCGTCAAACTTGTTGTTTTAATACAAACATtcaacataaatacataatataaaaGATCGATTAGTATCATCaataaaccaaattaaaaattgTGACTAATATTAAGTTTGAAACCTCGACTTTAATGTTACAAACTACAATGGGTATTACTTGTTTATTTTGAGTAAACTTTTGTAATTGTTCTTAACCGAGGATATTTATGTATTTCTATTGTTCAAATTTGATGGTCATTTAGTTTAGTTAACTTTCGTCAACTATTTTTCAAGCTTTCGCTTGATAAAGTTGTCTCCGGGCTTGAATAAACTTCGCCATAGtcataacaaatttttttagaatacgaaagctaaaatAGCACATGGGTTATTTTATGACTTGGGCTTCTGTTATACTTGTAATTAGTAAACGACGTTCAGGGGCCCAATATAGAAAATTACTAAATTTAATTCACTAATTCAGTAATTTGTTCCTATATTTGTAGCAAACATACGAACACGGAAAGTTCGTAGAAATAGAAACTAGTTGGATGTAAAGGTTCTAATCCAACTGATCGCTTTATGTCAGTCATTATTGTTGTCGCCATCGTAGAATAGTCAGCCATGCATTACTAttaattattcttttttaacgattaatttaaatatataattgatttgccATCGAAATATTATATATCGTGTTACAAGTTATGTCAAAAACTCACAACAATTGTTAAAAAATTATCTGATTTAAGAGTCAGGGTGTAGacgatttatttttcatatattgttCTTCTATCGAAATTTTCTAACAAATTGATTTCTTTACATCTTTGGCATTGACAATGTTTGGCATGGAGTTTATCGGCCTAGTGGAGCCGATTGTGGCTCCTTTTaccatttttcttttgtcttttgTGTTTTAACAAATTGGTTCTTTTTGATACATTAGTTTTCTTATATCCTCATTTGgcaaaatttgactttttttttttaacaaaaatggtAGATGACACATGGTAACTTGTCATTGGTTAAAACCTAACTAAAATTTGATACTTTGTCATTACATCCTTACTCATAGTAAGAaactgatatgtcgtattttatgtccatttcccatagcttaagtagttgattattgatgtttaaGAGACGTTTTCGTAtgcatttggtgcgtttatggtatttgttagtgtttcaggttgatAACAGGTACTTAAGCGATAATCtgaagaaaacgaagtttctggagTAAAACGAGTGTTTACGGACGTTTTACGAGGCAAGAGAgtgaagattagaagaaagtCAAAGAAAGTCAACACTGGTCAACGCGCACTGCGGCGCAGGCTCATGGTGCGTCGCAGTAATATTTGTTGAGGATAAAACTGCTTCGCAGTCCCCTGAAACTGCGACACAGTTAGACCATATACGCCAAAAGACCAGTCAaggaagtcaaagtcaactgaAGTCAAAAGggagactgcgacgcagtttggCGCCGAATCTACAGAATTTTgttaacatataaatagcttgcaaaaacATTCTAAAAACCCTAACTTCACTTTCTAGACGATTTTTGAGTActtttcaagggtttttcttgtattcaaTCATTTTGAAGGATCTCAAGCTCGATTAGAATCATTGCGTTATTcgttttcaattccttgtattcggtaacgatgaattctctaTATTTGATTCGTTATTCgtatttcaatatgagtggctaatcgtcttttcatccatcttgatggagtgagacaatatgtaaggattgcacaatattttataattcaaatgatttgatttcacgttgtgtcgtgatcttaatctattaattatttgttatttaattattaattgcgGATAATTTTTATACAAGCTTAGTGGCAACTAGGGTTGAGTAAAGGTTATTTTGAtcgcttggttagaagcgattggttctatgacgggtacggtagaagagaattaataattaataaggattAATGGGTTGATGGTTgtgtacaatcaatagacataattgttatctgaaatgatcaaaatcattgttgaactagagaagttataaaaaggcgtctcggggtaccggtcttaataatggaactagtttatacaagagagtcaaataagttgtaaacttgacgggtacggggttgaagattaatttgggtctcggtcatttaatcaactaattggatttgaacttcataaaatgtgcaatcttaacatgttgtcgagcgaaatcaagatgggtgacctttaaattcttgttttaaacaacaaactcctctttcgattaatcctgagaGATTACTAACTCttttactaactacttgcaacgtgacaattcggccacaaaacccccccatttttacttgaatcacttaattGTTACAAATGCTTATAatagtccttgtgaacgatctcggcttaccagcttttactatactgcatgtgATCAGacacactgcctgtgagtgtgtagtggTTAGTATTtaggtaaatcgtgtttataaattttattactagatttcacacatcaaaaacactttgatttttatcTTATGTGGAACTTGAACCATCTCAATAATATTGAAAGagaataataaatctttttaaattaatagtttaaagatctttttcactattatatgaaattaaatggtaaaattaaaaaagaaaactaacgaaatctattttaattttttgtaacTCATAAAAAGTTTTAgactaatattttaaaaataaatcattatGCTATTAGAAAACATATGTTGAACCACTCTGAACATTGGTCAAAATCGACAACTATTATCATAATGTAGTAGTTTGTCCGTACGTAGGTTATATAATATTAGTATTATTGTATTGATAATTAAGATAATCATCATGTAATCCGTATCGAACTTCTTGATCTTTTTctttacctttttcttttgttgttaatatatatagaacatAACAAACTTTGTTAGGTACATAGtctcatatataataatttctaaCTTGTTTTCGCAGCAGGCAGGCCACTACTCTCTCTAGCTAAAACCCTTACCACTAATCTCTCATCTATTTTTCATTATCATCCTTCTAGCTAGTTATTACCATATACTAAATAATGAAGTTATATCTCCGTCGTCCACCCGTACTTACAACATTAACACTACTTATTCTGATGTTTTTTCTATTAATTCCACTTGAGCATCTTAGATGCTCCGCTCAACTTTTGCCCCTACAAGAAGGTACGCACGTTGGTTTCATTTTCACTATTCTCTGTATCTGCATGtgcaaaatgatgatttttaaCAGTACtactatttttatgtatatatacatgatttTCGTGAGTTTATCATATCtgttttgaatgaattaattttatatatatagaattttgaACATAACTGAATTTGTTACACTAACTAATAACCAACTAATTAACGGAATCTTCTTACCATATCTTTAATTATCTAGTAacaatctttatttatattgttacaCACTACATATATACTCGATCGTATTTCATATTTTCATCTGTTTTAGAGAATGTACAGTAAtattaactaaaaaacaaatatgtggTGGTGCCGCCGTGGTGGTTATTGTTTTGATTTCTTTCTAGTTGTTGTCTTACTTGATTTTGCCTctgtttttcagtttttgaattattttattattaatttatataattttatccaaaaagtaataataacaaCTTTAGCTAActgttgaaaattgaaaatctAATTTTGTTTTGACTCGTACGTATACCGGCAGTCCACTTTCTATATTGTTTCTTTGACTGTTTCTCCCATTAAACAAACTTTTATTGAAGTTGGTTAaagtaatatttataaattaataatctgtgtcaaaaatacaattatatgAACCAAGGCTTAGAtaattgtactttttttttttttttttgatttttagattAGGAGATAAtttatatgatgttaacatcatctagTTAGATGATGTTCTCCAGGCAAACCATAAAATGCACGAGGGCTAGTGTAAAAATTGATGTAAGTGcatcattttttaatatgttaataACAAGTGTGATTAGAACCGATAACCTTTTGATGGCTAAGTAAAGTCAATAGCATTAGAATTTAAAATAATAGAAGCAAATCTTACAATTATTTTTCGTTGGCCCCATTTTCTTGAAGTTGAACATGTCAATTGGCTGATTGGTTGAGCTACTAGCTGGCATCTGAATCTTTGGTTGGTTGGTCTCATAAGTGCAATTTATGTATGGCTGATTATGGTCAAATTATAGTCAAATATGCAATAGTTGAAAAGTATGACCGATTTTGGTCAACCAAGGTATATCAAGaagataaattattaattacagATTAGAAGCATTGACCGACTTGAACAAAACCGGTAAACGGAGAGGTATCTTTGTTTAAGCCATTCCAGGAAATTAGAGCTTTGGATTTGATGTTGATAGTCTAGCCGGTATGCCGGCAATGTCTATATTTCTCCTCTGATCATCTCAAGATGTCTACCTAGTGAGGTTTAAACGCGGGTCTCTTCTGACACCTTCATATGCATTACCACTAGGGAACATTGGAAATGGTTAAGGATTTGAACAATTCAAGGACATGAGCAAGCTATCatttagttttgatatatattagaagctaaacatacaaataatatgtacttataaaactaattatattttaaaagctTTATGACTTTTGACTAAATTCTTATTGTTAAAGCGGCATGATGGGAAAACATTGTGCTCACACTAGGATTTGAACTCAAGATCTCTCAGAATTAGGCTCCACCACATACCAGTCAATCTACTCATGATTGGTTACCTGTACACTTATATGTTAATCACTATTTATTACCATTTTTAACACTAGTTAATTAATGCTTTTATGATTAAAACACCTGGTTTACCAAAGTATGGCAAGGTTAGAAGTACGTAATCTCTTAAGTAGAAAGTTCATTTGGATaaacttctttcttcttttaatgATCGACAACAGTTGAGGCTCTTCAGTCAATATCCTCAAGGCTGCAGTATAGCGATTGGCAGGTTGCTAGAAATTCATGCAGTGGAGGTGGAGGTCTTAATAACTCAATATCTCAGAATGATGAAGGGCTTATTAGATTTGGCAGCAATGTAACCTGCAACTGTAACAGCACTGTTTGTCGCATTACACACATGTATGAATCTATTTATCCTTTTATGTCTCATTTTATCCTATAATTATGAATAGGTATGTCCGTCTTAAGTTCCTGAAAAGAAATTTCCAAATGAATTCTTTTGAGATTAGCTAGATACATTGCAGTGGATCACACTATCACAGGGCCTGATGCATGTTTGTCTGTTTGGGACGTTCTATACCTTTTTCACTAATGCTTCCgagtatacttattttttattACAGCCAGTTGAAGGGACTTAATTTGACAGGAGTTCTACCTGAAGAATTTGCAAACCTCACTTCTCTTCAAGAACTGTAAGTGCACATTTTTAgcctttttattaaatatgtcATAACCCCATATAGTTTCAAGAAATGTAAGTACACCCATTCAAGAAAATGTTTATCTGACAGTTGTAGGATGTGATCATGGTGACATAATGCAATAAACGAAGTTggtaatattattaatttattgttgTCATACAGAGACCTCTCTCGCAACTATATCAGCGGAAGTATTCCAGCACGTTTGGCTCAGCTTCCCCTTACCATTTTGTAAGAGTTATTGTTTGCTCTAATTCTTCTTTATGTATTATTTTCTAAGCTTAATGAAACATTCTTCTGATATTTCTTTCTTTACAGGAGTCTTTTGGGAAACCGCATCAGTGGTTCAATACCTAGTGAATTAGGTGATATACCGACACTTGAGGAACTGTAAgtaataattttcatgtaaacaATAAATCAATCGTTTATGGGACTTCTTACTGATCTTACATCTGGATCCTTATAACAGAGTCTTGGAAGACAATTTGCTTGAAGGACCACTTCCACCAAACCTTGGGCGTTCACCTCTCTTGAGAAGAATGTAAGACTACATCTCAATCATAATTTGATTTATTAAGATCGTACCATCTCATTTACAGTTTAGAGCTTTTTTTGCAGCCTTCTTTCTGCAAATAATTTCACAGGAACCATTCCGGAATCATATGGCAACCTTACTAATTTAGAAGATTTGTAAGTACTAGCTAGCGACCTTTATATTCTTTTCACCATCCATCAAAAATTCTTTCCTGATAATTTAAACCTGTTTACGATAATTGCAGTAGGATAGATGGAAGTACATTATCGGGGAGAATACCTAGCTTGATTGGGAATTGGACAAGACTCACAAGACTGTGTGTTTATTTCGTCTAAACTTTTTACAATCTGTTACATAAATATCTGTTTCAGTTCAATGTGATCCTTAATGTATCATACATACCTGCAGTGATATGCAAGGAACATCAATGGAGGGGCCTATTCCTTCTACAATATCTCTGTTGACAAATTTAACTGAACTGTGAGGCCACATTTTGTCACCGTTATTAGTTTGGTTTATTCAATGAGTTCGTGACTGCAGATTTAGGCATAGAACTTACCTCATTCGTGCATTATGGTTCTCAGGAGGATTACCGATCTGACTGGACCAAGTTCACCCTTTCCTGATCTGCAAAATATGACACGCATGGTTAGACTGTAAGTTGATTTCATGGTTAATTCTGCTTCAGAAAGTTTGTTAATCAGCTTAGTACAGAAAGCTGGTATAATTCTTTTCATCAACTTTGCTGCAGGCATTTGAGAAATTGTTTGCTTACTGGCTCAATACCAGACTACATAGGACAGATGACTCGGCTGAAAAACTTGTGAGTCAATCTGTAATATCTATCTTAAAGCAGACTACATCGTTTTTCACTTCttaaagctttattttcaaTCGTTATTTGCAGAGACCTAAGCTTCAATATGTTGGATGGTCAAGTACCTAGTTCAATTGGAAGTGTGGATTTTGACAGCGTGTAAATTACTAATCAGAATTTTTTTTGCTCATAATGTCTACTGCACTGCATggatattttgattttcaagtccaatttgaaatgaaatattttTCGTGGATGCAggttttttaataataactcACTATCTGGAGAAATTCCTGCTTGGGCATTCGTCAATAATAGAAAGATGTTAGTTATTCCCCGTCCTTAATTACATATTACGAATGTATGTACTTACATTCTTGCATTCGGCTATGAGATCAGTGGATGCACCATCTTAATTAAGTATTATGCAGTGACTTATCCTACAACAATTTTACACAAACACAAGAACGGAATTGTCAGCCATCTAGCTTGTAAGTCATATTTCATTTACCACAAGAAAACGTACTCACCTACATGCGCTTACCAATTGTTCTTTAATCCATTGGCAGGAATCTGGTTGCCGCCTTATCATCTTCAGAAACAAGCAACGGGTATGCTTCCTATGTTTATATATTGCTCATCTTAACTTATAGAAATGTTCCTAAGTGTGAATTTATTGTGTAGAAATTCTTGGTGTTTGACAGACGGACTTACTTGCAGCAGAAATCCAAACCGTAAATAGTTCTCCTTTGTTATTCTGCCTTCCCATAACTCAAATCTATATTTAACCTTACATTTTTTTCTGAATTTGCATATCAggttattctttatttataaattgtgGTGGAAACAGTGTAGACTTTGAAGGAAATGAATACGAGCAAGACCTGACTGATGAACAGTCTTACTTTTATCCTTCTTCTGAGAGATGGGCTTATAGCAGCAATGGTGTTTTCTTGGGAAATGATAATGCACCATTTGTCACGCGCACATCAAACGTGACAGGTGGCAGTTTATACAACACGGCCCGCCTTTCACCTACTTCCCTTAGATACTTTGGGCTGTGTTTAAGATCAGGTAGCTACAGAGTACGCCTCCACTTTGCTGAAATAATGTATACTGATGATACGACTTTTAATAGCTTGGGAAGACGTATCTTTGATGTATCAATCCAAGTGAGTGCACAGACACTTCAGTATCTATTTGACTGTATATAACTATGTATTGATTATATAATTTGTTACAAAATTAGATTTGCCGTTTATATAGGGACAATTGTTATTGAAAGACTTTAACATCAGGGAAGAGGCTAATGGTACCGGCAGGGGTATCGTTAGAGAGTTTGATAATGTTATTGTTAACGGTAGCACATTAGAGATTCACTTGTACTGGGCAGGGAAGGGGACTACTGCAATTCCAGATCGAGGTGTATATGGCCCGCTTATATCAGCTATCACTGTAACACCAAGTTAGTAAATTTCCTTAACattcaagttttaaattttcattctaATAAAACGAGTCTAAACCTATTGATTATTCCTTCTTGTAGACTTTGATATCCCCACAGATGGACTCTCTGCTGGGACGATAGCTGGAATCGTGATTGGTTCGTGTGCATTTGTCATCTTAATATTGGCTGTTCTTTGGAAGAAAGGTTATCTGGGAGGGGATAAAGAAGACAAAGGTTAGTACATTATACAAACGTTGGGTTTTAATAATCACTTGTTCTTCCCTATTTTCTATCATAGTTTTTGCGCTCATTTCCATTACAGAACTTCGGGCTCTTGAATTACAGACAGGCTATTATAGTCTGCGACAAATTAAAACTGCTACGCATAACTTTGATCCCGCAAACAAAATTGGAGAAGGAGGATTTGGACCCGTTTACAAAGTAAACAATCTGTCTGTCAACTTATATTTTTGAGAAGCAGAATTATATTAGCCTCATCATCTAAACAcaactttcttttccttcaCATTATCTGCAGGGTGTTCTCTCAGATGGCTCTGAAATTGCTGTTAAGCAACTCTCTTCAAAATCAAAGCAAGGGAACCGAGAATTTGTCACGGAGATAGGCATGATATCTGCCTTACAACATCCAAACCTCGTTAAGCTTTATGGATGTTGTATAGAAGGAAACCAGTTGTTACTGATATACGAGTACCTTGTAAACAATAGTCTTGCACGCGCTCTTTTTGGTAAATACTTTACTATCCACATATCTCATATTCAAGAGTTGATGATATTTAACATTTCGGGTCATTCCAAATTCAGGAAAAGTGGACCAACGTCTTAATCTAGACTGGGCAAAAAGACAAAAGATATGTATACAAGTGGCGCGGGGCTTAGCTTATCTCCATGAAGAATCAAGGTTGAAAATTGTTCACAGAGACATAAAAGCCACCAATGTGCTTCTTGATAAGGATCTTAATGCGAAAATATCAGATTTTGGTCTTGCGAAacttgatgaagaagaaaatacCCATATCAGCACACGAGTTGCTGGAACAATGTGAGTCCCATTTCGTATCACAGTTTGATATTGTCTAGCTAGTGTGTCTGTGATCGAGTATGACATATTAATGGTGTGATTTGCAGTGGGTATATGGCTCCAGAATATGCCATGAGAGGATACTTGACAGATAAAGCAGATGTTTATAGCTTCGGAATTGTTGCATTAG
The sequence above is drawn from the Erigeron canadensis isolate Cc75 chromosome 4, C_canadensis_v1, whole genome shotgun sequence genome and encodes:
- the LOC122596263 gene encoding probable LRR receptor-like serine/threonine-protein kinase At1g53430, with protein sequence MKLYLRRPPVLTTLTLLILMFFLLIPLEHLRCSAQLLPLQEVEALQSISSRLQYSDWQVARNSCSGGGGLNNSISQNDEGLIRFGSNVTCNCNSTVCRITHIQLKGLNLTGVLPEEFANLTSLQELDLSRNYISGSIPARLAQLPLTILSLLGNRISGSIPSELGDIPTLEELVLEDNLLEGPLPPNLGRSPLLRRILLSANNFTGTIPESYGNLTNLEDFRIDGSTLSGRIPSLIGNWTRLTRLDMQGTSMEGPIPSTISLLTNLTELRITDLTGPSSPFPDLQNMTRMVRLHLRNCLLTGSIPDYIGQMTRLKNLDLSFNMLDGQVPSSIGSVDFDSVFFNNNSLSGEIPAWAFVNNRKIDLSYNNFTQTQERNCQPSSLNLVAALSSSETSNGNSWCLTDGLTCSRNPNRYSLFINCGGNSVDFEGNEYEQDLTDEQSYFYPSSERWAYSSNGVFLGNDNAPFVTRTSNVTGGSLYNTARLSPTSLRYFGLCLRSGSYRVRLHFAEIMYTDDTTFNSLGRRIFDVSIQGQLLLKDFNIREEANGTGRGIVREFDNVIVNGSTLEIHLYWAGKGTTAIPDRGVYGPLISAITVTPNFDIPTDGLSAGTIAGIVIGSCAFVILILAVLWKKGYLGGDKEDKELRALELQTGYYSLRQIKTATHNFDPANKIGEGGFGPVYKGVLSDGSEIAVKQLSSKSKQGNREFVTEIGMISALQHPNLVKLYGCCIEGNQLLLIYEYLVNNSLARALFGKVDQRLNLDWAKRQKICIQVARGLAYLHEESRLKIVHRDIKATNVLLDKDLNAKISDFGLAKLDEEENTHISTRVAGTIGYMAPEYAMRGYLTDKADVYSFGIVALEIVSGKSNTNYRPKEEFVYLLDWAYVLQEQENLLELVDPGLGSDYSKEEVMRMLNVALLCTNPSPTLRPKMSAVVSMLEGKSPVQPALVKKGAMDADMRFRAFEMLSQDSQTLTSVVSGDSQRRGSLSTDGPWVDSSA